From the Caldisericota bacterium genome, one window contains:
- a CDS encoding ATP-binding protein, translated as MKIIKYKYSDIDKPGWSFDEVRFGDVNLLVGLSASGKTRLLNTIFNLGAFTVRQNFFKHGHWNLEFEQEDKKYNWEIITKRISSTASLIAKETLYENSKLIIKRDEDKFIFKDKEIPKLPLQQTSIFLLKEMECIMPIYDGFSSIMRREFFGNTLKEQAENRLITQEVSEEFKVAADQGKQYFLSKLYKPGLPVSARLYFLEKHFKEEYKIITDYLKSIFPFIEDVLFLEITEFKPNFPIKGKMPIFCIKEKHVNKQIPYEELSSGMQKVILFLTDIKTFPKGSIYLIDEYENSLGINAINIFPSFLSEVEQDIQFFITSHHPYLINNIGVKNWYILHRKGSNVKFLYGEKNIERFGKSKQKAFVQLLNDSFYREGIE; from the coding sequence ATGAAAATAATTAAGTACAAATATTCAGATATCGATAAGCCTGGTTGGTCTTTTGATGAAGTACGTTTTGGAGACGTTAATTTGTTAGTTGGGTTATCAGCATCAGGAAAAACAAGACTTTTGAATACAATATTTAATTTAGGGGCGTTTACAGTACGGCAGAATTTTTTTAAACATGGTCACTGGAATTTAGAGTTTGAGCAAGAGGATAAAAAATACAATTGGGAAATAATAACAAAAAGAATTTCATCAACTGCATCCTTGATAGCCAAGGAAACACTTTATGAAAATTCAAAGTTAATTATTAAAAGAGATGAGGATAAATTTATATTTAAAGATAAAGAAATACCGAAATTACCCTTACAACAAACGAGCATTTTTTTACTTAAAGAAATGGAATGTATTATGCCTATTTATGATGGTTTTTCTTCAATTATGAGAAGAGAATTTTTTGGAAATACGCTGAAAGAACAAGCTGAAAATAGACTCATCACTCAGGAAGTATCAGAAGAATTTAAAGTCGCTGCAGACCAGGGAAAGCAATATTTTCTATCAAAATTGTATAAACCGGGTCTCCCAGTTAGCGCGCGTCTTTACTTTTTAGAGAAACATTTTAAAGAAGAGTATAAAATTATAACTGATTACTTAAAATCAATTTTCCCTTTTATTGAAGATGTTTTGTTTTTGGAGATTACAGAATTTAAACCAAATTTTCCGATTAAAGGAAAAATGCCAATTTTTTGCATTAAAGAAAAACATGTAAATAAACAGATACCTTATGAAGAACTTTCTTCTGGTATGCAAAAGGTAATCCTTTTTCTAACTGATATAAAAACATTTCCAAAGGGTTCAATTTATTTAATAGATGAATATGAAAATTCACTGGGAATAAACGCGATAAATATTTTTCCTTCTTTTTTAAGTGAAGTTGAGCAAGATATACAATTTTTTATTACAAGCCATCATCCATATTTAATTAATAATATTGGAGTAAAAAATTGGTATATTTTACACAGGAAAGGTTCAAATGTTAAGTTTTTATATGGAGAAAAAAATATAGAGAGATTTGGAAAATCAAAACAAAAAGCTTTTGTTCAATTATTAAATGATTCGTTTTATAGAGAAGGAATTGAATGA